The Verrucomicrobium spinosum DSM 4136 = JCM 18804 genome includes a region encoding these proteins:
- a CDS encoding YfcE family phosphodiesterase — protein sequence MKIAVLSDIHDHLHHLTAATRQVRELEAEVLVFLGDFCAPFTLAQLAESFSGPIHVVFGNNDGDQFLLSRVAGKHTHVTLHGLLAELELAGKKIALNHYPDISRRLAESGAYEAVFSGHDHQRYVHQVGKTLWANPGELMGRFGNPGFGLYDTDAGQFSHVDLVL from the coding sequence ATGAAAATTGCTGTTCTCAGTGACATCCACGACCATCTGCATCATCTGACTGCCGCGACCCGGCAGGTCAGGGAGCTGGAGGCGGAGGTGCTGGTGTTTCTGGGTGACTTTTGCGCTCCATTCACGCTGGCCCAGCTGGCGGAGAGCTTCTCTGGCCCCATCCATGTGGTTTTTGGGAACAATGATGGCGACCAGTTCCTGCTCTCCCGGGTGGCGGGCAAGCACACTCACGTGACGTTGCATGGGCTCCTGGCGGAGCTGGAGTTGGCCGGAAAGAAAATCGCCCTCAACCACTATCCGGACATTTCCCGCCGTCTGGCTGAGAGTGGCGCCTACGAGGCGGTCTTCAGCGGCCACGACCATCAGCGCTACGTTCACCAAGTGGGGAAGACCCTCTGGGCGAACCCTGGAGAGCTCATGGGACGGTTTGGCAATCCGGGGTTTGGGCTGTACGACACCGACGCCGGGCAATTTTCTCACGTGGACTTGGTGTTGTGA
- a CDS encoding rhomboid family intramembrane serine protease, producing the protein MLSDRDYMRGPQPSRWLEVMWPDAVTLLVIINVAVFVLQVFGVGSSVVVMPDGTTDWQPWGAFSLQALLQGRVWTLVTHMFVHGNLFHLVCNCLMLFFSGKGLQSLVGPRYFLYIYFIAGLGGAFLEVLVGWMAGQQHAVIGASAAVIGVFVAMAVMLPQEVVTAMISLIIPVRVRMWTLALVVMGVSAVLGVLEMLRVIDTGVAHFAHLGGALTGMWFMRLLGYGGTPVTYERLWHERQRREAGRPAVAATNVRRRRVVDVNEPDSGSFVPALTKKEFIEREIDPILDKIAKQGLGSLTHEERQLLERARQEIMEREGKGKS; encoded by the coding sequence ATGCTGAGTGATCGTGACTACATGCGTGGCCCCCAGCCTTCCCGCTGGTTGGAGGTCATGTGGCCGGATGCCGTTACGCTTCTGGTAATCATCAATGTGGCGGTATTTGTGCTGCAGGTGTTTGGCGTGGGATCATCGGTAGTGGTCATGCCTGACGGGACCACAGACTGGCAACCTTGGGGGGCGTTCTCCCTCCAGGCGCTGCTACAAGGTCGGGTCTGGACGCTGGTCACGCACATGTTTGTCCACGGGAATCTGTTCCACCTGGTGTGCAACTGCCTGATGCTCTTCTTCTCTGGCAAAGGGTTGCAGTCTCTGGTGGGGCCCCGCTACTTCCTGTATATTTATTTCATTGCCGGGCTTGGGGGGGCTTTCCTGGAGGTGCTGGTGGGTTGGATGGCCGGTCAGCAGCATGCCGTGATCGGGGCTTCTGCTGCCGTGATCGGGGTGTTTGTGGCCATGGCGGTCATGCTCCCGCAGGAGGTGGTCACAGCCATGATTTCTTTGATCATTCCCGTCCGGGTGCGGATGTGGACGCTGGCGTTGGTCGTCATGGGCGTCAGCGCGGTATTGGGTGTGCTGGAGATGCTGCGAGTGATCGACACGGGTGTGGCTCATTTTGCCCACCTGGGCGGGGCACTCACCGGGATGTGGTTCATGCGTCTTTTGGGGTATGGCGGGACACCCGTGACCTACGAGCGGCTCTGGCATGAGCGGCAGCGTCGCGAGGCCGGGCGCCCGGCTGTGGCCGCCACCAACGTCCGCCGCCGTCGAGTGGTGGATGTGAATGAGCCAGATTCAGGCTCCTTTGTGCCCGCCCTGACGAAGAAGGAGTTCATCGAGCGGGAGATCGACCCCATTTTGGACAAAATTGCCAAACAAGGACTGGGCAGCCTCACTCATGAGGAGCGTCAGCTTCTGGAACGGGCGCGGCAGGAGATCATGGAGCGTGAGGGCAAGGGCAAGTCATAA